The sequence CTGTAAGTTTTTGTAAACACTCTTTCACACACGTTCTGCACTTAGTTGAGAATAACCACTGCTCATTGGTAAAAACATACACAGCACAATTCACTCATAAGGCTTGTGCTTACAGACAGAGAAATACATGACatgaaatatgcattaaaatgaaagATGATCTTCCATTTAACTGTTACATGTGAAGGAATGTCAAAGATTACCCCGGCCTCCAGTTTCTTCAGTCTGCCGGACTCTCTTTGACTTCATAATGAGAGTTAAAGTGTCCATCAGTTCCCTTTAAGATGATCTCCTTCAGCATCATGAATGTCTATGAGTTTGGTGTTTCCCTTCATGAAGCTCCACTGTCAGAGCATCTGAGCCTGAGCTGCAGCGTTCAGGAAAATCACTGACGCATTCTTGGTCTCCTTCTCTCCAAGGACCCATCTGAAAATGAGTAAAACAATATCAAATACAGcagaaaaacatttcatcacaGTTGGACACAAGACGCAATCATCGTCAGCTGTGGACCAGTGTAAAGTTTTGCCTAGCACTTCGTGGTATCATTTCTTGTTAAAGCAGTATATCCATTTTTTACCTcgaaatatcagtttcaaatcATTCTGATGGCATACTGACTTCTAACAAGGCGAATggcttctttttctttcacaaacGTCTATTTTgggagtgtgtatttgtgtaagtGTTTGATGAACGGGTACAAAATTCCACGAAAGGGGCGGATTATTTtacggcagcaacaaatgcaTCAATGCTATATTTACGACAGTGAATTCATTCACTTAACTGGAGGGAGCACCAGTgtagcaaaaatacacaaaactacatgcAGTTACTTTCAAAGTTGGTTTGAAGGTTTAATGTCAACATACATTCATCAGAGTATTTTCATTCTGGGAAAAAGCATAATATCTCACTTTTTACTCCACTGCATTTATAGATAGCATATTGTTTCTCCTTATTTCCAGTTGAAGAATTCAATGCAATTCTTTCAATGAACCTGTTAAATTGGCTCACAAATTGCATTAAATGCTCCATTTTTTGAATTAAACTTACCCAATTGTGATCTAACTGCAATAAGGGGTTAAAtaccatttattaatttacatcttTCAAATGCTTcgtttaattcattaaattactCAAGTAATTTACACCAATAATACCTCcacaaaaagaacagaaatgtacattaagaaagtaaacagggtattgttttatttaaagttgacTGTAAAGTAAGAGACAAAAATGCACTGACTGTAAGATTATCATTCATTTCATTTGTCCCTCGATGTTTCTGCATTCTCCCtgcaaaatggagaaaaaaatagaatGCATCCTTTCTATTATAAAGCTAAATGAGGTTAAATTAAGGTAAACAAATGCTTATTAGATATCTAAAATGAACAAAGAGACTTTAATGGTTCCAGACTAGTTTATGAGTAACCAATGACTCATCCATTTATTCAGTGAATTTATAAGacagtagaaaaacaaaaaaaacctacaaataaCTTTGGAAACTTACTACATAATTGCCATAACTCCCAAAGTGCCAACAACCCAGTCATGACCAGTATTACAATCCCACACACCACTAGAAAAGACTCCCAAACAGGACGACTGAAACAGATATGTTTGTTCATATATGATTAAGCTGAttgcttaaatgtttttatcCATTCATAAGAAAAGAATATACAGAAGTGTGCTGGTGTAGAGCAGAAGGTCACCTGTGAGGGTCAGTTGAGCTCATTACAGATGGATTTCTGACTGTTGTCTTCAGATTCTGGATGGTAGACGTGCTCACTGGCATAAGGACAGAAATCAAATGCAATATGAGCAGAGATTATTTATGCAAAAGATCAGTGATGCAATGAGGCAAAAACAACATAACAATGTGCCATCAGTAACTTGTTTCAATAGGTCTCTCTTTGTTTGCAGGTAAACACCACTCACATTTCTACTGATTATGTAAGAATGTAGTTTGTGGTGTCTGCTGTGGTCTCTGTGTGACATACGTGTTGTGGTTTGTGCTGTGACTGATACATGAACAGCCACCTGCTGCTGACCGGCTCTACACCAGTACCAGCCCGAGTCTCTCATCTCCAGCTGATGTATCGTCACCAAGAACATGCTGTTCCTGTCATCATGGATGAAGACTTTTGTGCTGCTGAATGTTCCTTCAGAGTCTGTCACCACGCAGGAGTTCAAGTTCCCACTGCGACACCACTGCTTCTCAATGGACCTGCGGGGAAagcaatgatgcatttaaatattaaatcagaaaaatgtttcagctaaaaaaataagttattgcGTAAGTcgtaaaaacactttatttattaacGTTGCAGGTTATGTGATATTCATATATCTTGCTCTTCTTAGATGAGTCAGTGGGTTACCTGAGGTTTTTACTATAGAGACACTGAACAGTGACGCTGCTGCCTTCATCTGCACTCAGCAGACTGCTCACCACCGACACACCTGCAGCACAACAACCATCAGTCACACTCACTACAACACCTTCAATAATAAATGCCAATATTAACTAGGGGTAAGCGatattgataaaatataatatatctcaatattttctgggattttattgataatgataattagacaatattttgctgagtaaGTTATTGAGCTGGTATCTTAAGGAAGgttgaccaaacgtgccattttcccaggacacgtcctggccaggatttctatattgcctaaaatatccatgttttggctttgtttgcactgcaCAGACCAATCATTGAAGTACCGtgactttgatgtcatacaccgatcagtATGCTTAGTGCTGTTTCAAGTCGAACAATAATATGTAC is a genomic window of Cyprinus carpio isolate SPL01 chromosome B2, ASM1834038v1, whole genome shotgun sequence containing:
- the LOC109045262 gene encoding LOW QUALITY PROTEIN: CMRF35-like molecule 3 (The sequence of the model RefSeq protein was modified relative to this genomic sequence to represent the inferred CDS: inserted 2 bases in 1 codon) is translated as MTLLVLLIIFLLPGCHCTVSTVGDVSVLEGGSVTVPCHYNPQYTSHVKYWCQGRMREFCTSLARTDDPESPPNGKGRVTIADDPTQHVFTVSMRNLTEEDSGWYWCGVELGGMWVSDSTASLHISVIQGVSVVSSLLSADEGSSVTVQCLYSKNLRSIEKQWCRSGNLNSCVVTDSEGTFSSTKVFIHDDRNSMFLVTIHQLEMRDSGWYWCRAGQQQVAVHVSVTAQTTTLSTSTIQNLKTTVRNPSVMSSTDPHSRPVWESFLVVCGIVILVMTGLLALWELWQLCRRMQKHRGTNEMNDNLTMGPWREGDXKNASVIFLNAAAQAQML